Proteins co-encoded in one Ictalurus punctatus breed USDA103 chromosome 18, Coco_2.0, whole genome shotgun sequence genomic window:
- the hspb9l gene encoding heat shock protein beta-11 yields MLCPSTFQPPFSPFVDFNWPVRSLWPETRPLFFQIEQEMMRHMQEMRHSLEFMERFHRRIFDEIDQTSPSAVFKPISFQLGKESNRFAITLDTKDFSPEELSVKQVGRKLRVSGKSEKKQDDGKGSYSYRCQEFRQEFDLPDGVNPEAVTCALNDGQLQIQAPKETSAGGNERVVPITYTPAVNSPPAQTPEPQSQPAQEDSSKN; encoded by the coding sequence ATGCTTTGCCCAAGCACATTTCAGCCTCCCTTCAGCCCATTCGTGGACTTCAACTGGCCGGTGCGCAGTCTTTGGCCTGAGACGAGACCTCTGTTCTTCCAGATCGAACAAGAGATGATGAGGCACATGCAGGAGATGCGACACAGCTTGGAGTTCATGGAACGCTTCCACAGGAGGATCTTCGATGAGATCGACCAAACCTCACCTTCAGCTGTGTTCAAACCCATCTCATTCCAGCTGGGCAAAGAAAGCAACCGCTTCGCAATAACCCTGGACACAAAAGATTTCTCCCCTGAGGAGCTTTCCGTCAAACAAGTGGGCAGGAAGCTGCGTGTGAGTGGAAAGTCCGAGAAGAAGCAGGATGATGGGAAAGGGTCATACTCTTACAGATGCCAAGAATTCCGGCAGGAGTTTGATCTTCCTGACGGCGTGAACCCTGAGGCGGTAACCTGCGCTTTAAATGATGGCCAGCTACAGATCCAGGCACCTAAGGAGACCTCTGCTGGGGGAAATGAGAGAGTGGTGCCTATTACATACACTCCTGCTGTGAACAGCCCTCCAGCTCAGACTCCAGAGCCGCAGAGCCAGCCAGCCCAGGAAGATTCCTCTAAGAACTGA